The DNA sequence AAAAATAACCGAATATAAAAGCAGCTACGATCCAACATTATTACAAGCTGTGCCACGCAGTTTAAACCGTAATGAACTGCAACTTTCAGAACATAATCTGCCCTTTTATGGTGTTGATTTGTGGAATATTTACGAGCTTTCCTGGTTAAACAGTAAAGGCAAACCTGTTGTTGCAACCGGGGTGGTAAAAGTCCCCTTTGACAGTAAAAACTTAATTGAATCAAAATCCTTCAAGTTATATTTAAACAGTTTTAACCAAAGCAAGTTTGTTTCTATCGAGGCGGTACAGAAAGTGTTAACGGCCGATCTGTCGCATTGTGCCGATAAAGCCGTTAGCGTTGAACTTCACACTGATTTAGATAACTTCAGCGATAAGCTGGGTACTTTTAGCGGACAGTGTTTAGATGTCTTAGACATTGAAATTGATAACTACCAGCTGAACGCAGACTATCTTCAGGACCTGTCCTCACAGGAGCAGGTAACCGAAACGCTGTATTCTCATTTATTAAAGTCAAACTGTTTAATTACCAGTCAACCGGATTGGGCCAGTATCGAAATCAGTTATACCGGAAAAAAATTAGATCGTGAGAAATTATTGCGCTATTTAATCTCTTTCCGTCAACATAACGAGTTTCATGAGCAGTGTGTTGAACGAATCTATTGTGACATCATGAAATTTGGACAAATTGATTCGCTTTGTGTTTATGCGCGTTATACTCGCCGGGGCGGATTAGATATTAACCCGCTGCGTACCACGGAACACATTAATGAGATTAATAATCTTCGTTTATTACGACAATAAAAATTAGCTGTTATGAGATATGTCA is a window from the Psychromonas ingrahamii 37 genome containing:
- the queF gene encoding NADPH-dependent 7-cyano-7-deazaguanine reductase QueF (Catalyzes the NADPH-dependent reduction of 7-cyano-7-deazaguanine (preQ0) to 7-aminomethyl-7-deazaguanine (preQ1) in queuosine biosynthesis) — encoded protein: MTNKPLYDQDSTLKNLSLGKITEYKSSYDPTLLQAVPRSLNRNELQLSEHNLPFYGVDLWNIYELSWLNSKGKPVVATGVVKVPFDSKNLIESKSFKLYLNSFNQSKFVSIEAVQKVLTADLSHCADKAVSVELHTDLDNFSDKLGTFSGQCLDVLDIEIDNYQLNADYLQDLSSQEQVTETLYSHLLKSNCLITSQPDWASIEISYTGKKLDREKLLRYLISFRQHNEFHEQCVERIYCDIMKFGQIDSLCVYARYTRRGGLDINPLRTTEHINEINNLRLLRQ